One stretch of Corvus hawaiiensis isolate bCorHaw1 chromosome 1, bCorHaw1.pri.cur, whole genome shotgun sequence DNA includes these proteins:
- the PSMD8 gene encoding 26S proteasome non-ATPase regulatory subunit 8 encodes MAVPNGAGAAAATGPGGPGGGLGGPAGLGAGTGGLRAAAGLYEQLKGEWGRKSPNLAKCGEALGRLKVALLDLNFLPTSGSSMTKQQLILARDILEIGAQWSILRKDIPSFERYMAQLKCYYFDYKEELPESASRHQLLGLNLLFLLSQNRVAEFHTELERLPAPDIQGNLFIRHPVSLEQYLMEGSYNKVFLAKGNIPAESYTFFIDILLDTIRDEIAGCIEAAYERILFPEAARILFFSSPRKMTDYAKKRGWVLGPSNYYSFGGRQQKAEDPPIPSTELATQVIEYARQLEMIV; translated from the exons ATGGCGGTGCCGaacggggccggggccgcggccgcgaCGGGCccgggggggcccggggggggcttggggggcccggcggggctcggggccggCACGGGGGGGCTGCGGGCCGCGGCCGGGCTCTACGAGCAGCTCAAGGGCGAGTGGGGCCGCAAGAGCCCCAACCTGGCCAAGTGCGGGGAGGCCCTGGGCCGGCTCAAG gtCGCTCTCCTGGACCTGAACTTCCTCCCCACCTCCGGCTCCTCCATGACCAAGCAGCAGCTGATCCTGGCCC GGGACATCCTGGAGATCGGGGCGCAGTGGAGCATCCTGAGGAAGGACATCCCGTCCTTCGAGCGCTACATGGCGCAGCTCAAGTGTTACTACTTCGACTACAA GGAGGAGCTGCCGGAGTCGGCGTCCCggcaccagctgctggggctgaacctgctgttcctgctgtcccaGAACCGCGTGGCCGAGTTCCACACGGAGCTGGAGCGGCTCCCGGCCCCCGACATCCAGGGAAACCTCTTCATCCGGCaccccgtgtccctggagcag TACCTGATGGAGGGCAGCTACAACAAAGTGTTCCTGGCCAAGGGCAACATCCCAGCAGAGAGCTACACCTTCTTCATTGACATCCTGCTGGACACCATCAG GGATGAGATCGCCGGCTGCATCGAGGCCGCCTACGAGCGGATCCTGTTCCCCGAGGCCGCGCGGATCCTGTTCTTCAGCTCCCCCCGGAAAATGACCGACTACGCCAAGAAG CgggggtgggtgctgggcccCTCCAACTATTACAGCTTCGGGGGGCGGCAGCAGAAGGCCGAGGACCCCCCGATCCCGTCCACAGAGCTGGCCACACAGGTGATCGAGTACGCCCGGCAGCTGGAGATGATCGTCTGA
- the HNRNPL gene encoding LOW QUALITY PROTEIN: heterogeneous nuclear ribonucleoprotein L (The sequence of the model RefSeq protein was modified relative to this genomic sequence to represent the inferred CDS: deleted 2 bases in 2 codons), whose protein sequence is MSRRRWRGPQGAEGGGRGADMGKMAAGGGGGGSGRYYGGGGGGEGGRAPKRLKTESAEPPPHGPGGPGGAGGGAGAGGAENYEDPHKTPASPVVHIRGLIDGIVEADLVEALQEFGPISYVVVMPKKRQALVEFEDILGACNAVNYAADNQIYFAGHPAFVNYSTSQKISRPGDSDDARGVNNVLLFTILNPIYSITTDVLYTICNPCGPVQRIVIFRKNGVQAMVEFDSVQSAQRAKASLNGADIYSGCCTLKIEYAKPSRLNVFKNDQDTWDYTNPNLSGTGDPGGNPNKRQRQPPLLGDHPAEYGGPHGGYHHGHYHDEGYGPPPPHYEGRRMGPPPVGGGHRRGPGRYGPQYGHPPPPPPPPPDYGPHADSPVLMVYGLDQAKMNCDRVFNVFCLYGNVEKVKFMKSKPGAAMVEMADGYAVDRAITHLNNNFMFGQKLNVCVSKQHAIMPGQSYGLEDGSCSYKDFSGSRNNRFSTPEQAAKNRIQHPSNVLHFFNAPLDVTEDNFYEICDELGVKRPSSVKVFSGKSERSSSGLLEWDSKSDALETLGFLNHFQMKNPNGPYPYTLKLCFSTAQHAS, encoded by the exons ATGTCGCGGCGGCGGTGGCGCGGCCCTCAGGGCGCCGAaggcggcgggcgcggagccgACATGGGGAAgatggcggcgggcggcggcggcggcggctcgggCCGATACtacggcggcggtggcggcggcgagGGCGGGAGGGCTCCTAAACGCCTGAAAACCGAgagcgcggagccgccgcctcACGGGCCCGGcgggccgggaggggcgggcggcggggccggagcgggaGGAGCG GAGAATTATGAGGACCCCCACAAGACGCCGGCGTCGCCCGTGGTGCACATCCGCGGCCTCATCGACGGCATCGTCGAGGCCGACCTGGTGGAGGCGCTGCAGGAGTTCGGGCCCATCAG CTACGTGGTGGTGATGCCCAAGAAGCGGCAGGCGCTGGTGGAGTTCGAGGACATCCTGGGTGCCTGCAACGCCGTCAACTACGCGGCTGACAACCAGATCTACTTCGCGGGCCACCCGGCCTTCGTCAACTACTCCACCAGCCAGAAGATCTCGCGGCCGGGCGACAGCGATGACGCGCGTGGTGTTAACAACGTGCTGCTCTTCACCATCCTCAACCCCATCTACTCCATCACCACg GACGTGCTCTACACCATCTGCAACCCCTGCGGGCCCGTGCAGAGAATCGTCATCTTCCGCAAGAACGGCGTCCAGGCCATGGTGGA GTTCGACTCGGTGCAGAGCGCGCAGCGTGCCAAGGCCTCG CTCAACGGCGCCGACATCTACTCGGGCTGCTGCACCCTCAAGATCGAGTACGCCAAG cccagccgcCTGAACGTGTTCAAGAACGACCAGGACACCTGGGACTACACCAACCCCAACCTGAGCGGGACAG gAGACCCCGGCGGGAACCCCAACAAGCGGCAGCGGCAGCCGCCCCTCCTGGGGGACCACCCGGCGGAGTACG GCGGCCCCCACGGCGGGTACCACCACGGGCACTACCACGACGAGGGCTACGGGCCGCCCCCCCCCCACTACGAGGGGCGGCGCATGGGGCCCCCTCCCGTGGGCGGGGGGCACCGCCGGGGGCCCGGGCGCTACGGCCCCCAGTACgggcac cccccccccccgccgccgccgccccccgactACGGCCCCCACGCCGACTCGCCCGTGCTCATGGTGTACGGGCTGGACCAGGCCAAGATGAACTGCGACCGCGTCTTCAACGTCTTCTGCCTCTACGGCAACGTTGAGAAG GTGAAGTTCATGAAGAGCAAGCCGGGCGCGGCCATGGTGGAGATGGCCGACGGCTACGCCGTGGACAGAGCCATCACCCACCTCAACAACAACTTCATGTTCGGCCAGAAGCTCAACGTCTG TGTGTCCAAGCAGCACGCCATCATGCCGGGGCAGTCGTACGGGCTCGAGGACGGCTCCTGCAGCTACAAGGATTTCAGCGGCTCCCGCAACAATCGCTTCTCCACGCCCGAGCAGGCGGCCAAGAACCGCATCCAGCACCCCAGCAACGTCCTGCACTTCTTCAACGCCCCCCTGGACGTCACCGAGGACAATTTCTACGAG ATCTGCGATGAGCTGGGCGTCAAGCGCCCGTCCTCGGTCAAGGTGTTCTCAGGCAAGA gCGAGCGCAGCTCCTCGGGGCTGCTCGAGTGGGACTCCAAGAGCGACGCCCTGGAGACCCTCGGCTTCCTCAACCACTTCCAGATGAAGAACCCCA ACGGGCCGTACCCCTACACGCTCAAGCTCTGCTTCTCCACGGCCCAGCACGCGTCCTAA
- the LOC125334288 gene encoding translation initiation factor IF-2-like codes for MPGQCLLGACLVPARCPVSARSVPAQCQVSACSVLAWCPVNAWSVLARCPVSARSVPGQCPLGARSVPGQCPLSARSVLAQCPLSARSVPARCSLGAVSGWGRFRLPGSPRSLPEPAAPGDFSAPVVPGAGGAAGGADWGVGGTGGGADWEGLGSRWNGRRRRLGSQWNGRRLGSRWNGRRWKLGSRWNGRRRGPRAAPTPPPAPGLRSSARSSSGSETERRPEKARAGGTGALRPPQIQSSLFVRVLFGSRPGKAEPAPGSLRAVGVPPGSRGPGEHRRGTQSWHRLGRSRSCLLGIHGRSPGLFPVLQGARQPQTAFEQLSSKVRASRRDGVISEGIWALEGPSSGLGRGGCL; via the exons ATGCCTGGTCAGTGCTTGCTCGGTGCTTGCTTGGTGCCCGCTCGGTGCCCGGTCAGTGCCCGCTCGGTGCCCGCTCAGTGCCAG GTCAGTGCCTGCTCGGTGCTTGCTTGGTGTCCGGTCAATGCCTGGTCAGTGCTTGCTCGGTGCCCGGTCAGTGCCCGCTCGGTGCCCGGTCAGTGCCCGCTCGGTGCCCGCTCAGTGCCAGGTCAGTGCCCGCTCAGTGCCCGCTCGGTGCTCGCTCAGTGCCCGCTCAGTGCTCGCTCAGTGCCCGCTCGGTGCTCGCTCGGTGCTGTTTCGGGATGGGGCCGTTTCCGGCTGCCCGGCTCTCCCCGGTCACTCCCGGAGCCAGCGGCTCCCGGTGATTTCTCTGCCCCGGTGGTGCccggagcaggaggagcagcaggaggagcagacTGGGGAGTCGGTGGAACGGGAGGAGGAGCGGATTGGGAAGGGTTGGGGAGTCGGTGGAACGGGAGGAGACGGAGATTGGGGAGTCAATGGAACGGGAGGAGATTGGGGAGTCGGTGGAACGGGAGGAGATGGAAATTGGGGAGTCGGTGGAACGGGAGGAGACGCGGACCCCGCGCTGCCCCGACCCCGCCTCCAGCGCCAGGGTTGAGGAGCAGCGCccggagcagctctggcagcgaAACCGAGAGGAGGCCGGAGAAGGCTCGGGCAGGGGGCACAGGAGCCCTGAGACCCCCCCAGATCCAAAGCTCGTTGTTCGTGCGGGTTTTGTTTGGCTCTCGGCCAGGAAAGGCGGAGCCAGCACCGGGGTCCCTCCGGGCAGTCGGGGTCCCTCCGGGCAGTCGGGGTCCCGGGGAGCACAGGCGtggcacacagagctggcaccgGCTCGGGCgaagcaggagctgcctgcttGGGATTCACGGCCGCTCACCGGGATTGTTCCCGGTGCTCCAGGGAGCCCGGCAGCCCCAAACTGCCTTTGAGCAGCTGAGCTCCAAGGTCCGAGCCAGCAGAAGGGACGGGGTTATTTCTGAAGGGATTTGGGCTCTGGAAGGACCaagctcaggccttggaaggggGGGGTGCCTGTAG
- the ECH1 gene encoding LOW QUALITY PROTEIN: delta(3,5)-Delta(2,4)-dienoyl-CoA isomerase, mitochondrial (The sequence of the model RefSeq protein was modified relative to this genomic sequence to represent the inferred CDS: inserted 1 base in 1 codon), producing the protein MPRAGSAASTGGVSRSYREIWAGSAPIGCGAGSADAPWRRAEPMAAGVARLLRALCPSPAPVALRALSRPMASEAAALGGPEPGAPRELQTLRLQREREHVLHLQLNRPGKRNALNLLCWRELLECFQDISRDPSCHAVVLSGAGSAFTAGIDLSDLGALAGEPGGDVARRAWNLRQRILELQESFSVMEKCPKPVIAAVHGPCIGAGVDLISACDIRFCSQDASFQVKEVDMGLAADVGTLQRLPKIVGNQSLVNELAFTARVMRAPEALSCGLVSRVLPDKATLLEVALEVAAAIATRSPVAVQGXKVNLVYSRDRPVAEGLLHVATWNMAMLQTEDIPKSVQAALDKKGPEDVPFAKL; encoded by the exons ATGCCCCGAGCCGGAAGCGCGGCCTCCACCGGCGGCGTCTCGCGGAGCTATCGCGAGATTTGGGCCGGGAGCGCTCCCATTGGCTGCGGGGCCGGAAGCGCGGACGCCCCCTGGCGGCGAGCGGAGCCCATGGCGGCGGGGGTCGCGCGGCTGCTGCGCGCTC TGTGTCCCAGTCCGGCCCCAGTGGCGCTGCGGGCGCTGTCCCGGCCGATGGCGTCGGAGGCGGCGGCGCTGGGGGGGCCGGAGCCGGGAGCCCCCCGGGAGCTGCAGACGCTGCGGCtgcagcgggagcgggagcacgtcctgCACCTGCAGCTCAACCGGCCCGGCAAGCGCAACGCCCTCaacctgctctgctggag ggagctgctggaatgtttccaggacATCTCCCGGGACCCCTCGTGCCACGCCGTCGTCCTGTCCGGCGCCGGGAGCGCCTTCACTGCTG GGATCGACCTGTCGGACCTGGGAGCCTTGGCCGGGGAGCCCGGCGGGGACGTCGCCCGGCGCGCCTGGAACCTGCGGCAGCGCatcctggagctccaggagagcttcTCCGTCATGGAGAAG TGCCCTAAACCCGTGATCGCCGCCGTGCACGGGCCCTGCATCGGAGCCG GTGTGGACCTGATCTCGGCCTGTGACATCCGGTTCTGCTCCCAGGACGCCTCGTTCCAGGTCAAG gaGGTGGACATGGGGCTGGCGGCCGACGTGGGGACCCTGCAGCGCCTCCCCAAAATCGTGGGGAACCAGAG cctggtgAACGAGCTGGCCTTCACCGCCCGCGTCATGAGGGCCCCCGAGGCGCTGAGCTGTGGCCTCGTCAG CCGGGTGCTGCCAGACAAGGCGACGCTGCTGGAGGTGGCCCTGGAGGTGGCCGCGGCCATTGCCACCCGCAGCCCCGTGGCCGTGCAGG ACAAGGTCAACCTGGTGTACTCGAGGGACCGGCCCGTCGCCGAGGGGCTGCTGCACGTG GCCACCTGGAACATGGCCATGCTGCAGACCGAGGACATCCCCAAGTCCGTGCAGGCAGCCCTGGACAAGAAGGGACCCGAGGATGTCCCGTTCGCCAAGCTCTGA
- the LGALS4 gene encoding galectin-4 — protein MAVYVQGVVKPQPDRFRINLATGPSEAADVALHLNPRFSGDVAVLNSRRGGCWGDEQRRELHPLCPGGPFEIVISVTPEGYRILVNGTFFDEFPHRLPPEQVAAVTVDGTWSCTRPRSWARARVPHVSRVPKVGLGGPQVGLGGPQDMPQITPIYPNCNLPVMGQPPTFHPTGCPSSPPSRGALPQENHRHHGLHPHDAGRFHINLRAGPGGDVVLHLNPRMDEGGAVVRNAFLGGCWGEEERDISCCHPFQRGRYFDLSIRCGNHRFKVFAEGQPLLEFRHRVPCGPHVDVLEIEGDVVLSYVHF, from the exons ATGGCCGTTTACGTGCAGGGGGTGGTGAAACCCCAACCTGACCG GTTCCGCATCAACCTGGCCACGGGCCCCTCGGAGGCGGCGGACGTGGCGCTGCACCTGAACCCACGCTTCAGCGGGGATGTCGCGGTGCTCAACAGCCGCCGGGGCGGGTGCTGGGGGGACGAGCAGCGCCGGGAGCTGCAcccgctctgcccgggggggCCCTTCGAGATCGTCATCAGCGTCACCCCCGAGGGCTACCGG ATCCTGGTGAACGGGACCTTCTTCGACGAGTTCCCGCACCGGCTGCCCCCGGAGCAGGTGGCAGCCGTGACCGTGGACGGGACCTGGAGCTGCACTCGGCCTCGGTCATGGGCGCG GGCACGTGTCCCCCATGTGTCCCG GGTCCCcaaggtggggctggggggtccccaagtgggtttggggggtccccaG GACATGCCGCAGATCACCCCCATTTACCCCAACTGTAACCTGCCG GTGATGGGGCAGCCCCCCACCTTCCACCCG ACCGGCTGCCCTTCATCGCCACCATCCCGGGGGGCTCTTCCCCAAGAAAACCATCGTCATCATGGGCTTCATCCGCATGATGCCGGCAG GTTCCACATCAACCTGCGCGCGGGCCCGGGGGGGGACGTGGTGCTGCACTTGAACCCCCGCATGGACGAGGGGGGGGCCGTGGTCCGCAACGCCTTCCTAGGGGGCTGCTGGGGCGAGGAGGAGCGGGACATCAGCTGCTGCCACCCCTTCCAGCGCGGCCGCTACTTCGAC ctgtCGATCCGCTGCGGGAACCATCGGTTCAAGGTGTTCGCCGAGGGGCAGCCGCTCCTCGAATTCCGCCACCGGGTCCCATGCGGGCCCCACGTGGACGTGCTGGAGATCGAGGGCGATGTCGTCCTGTCCTACGTCCACTTCTGA
- the EIF3K gene encoding eukaryotic translation initiation factor 3 subunit K, protein MAVFEQMRANVGKLLRGIDRYNPENLATLERYVETQAKENAYDLEANLAVLKLYQFNPAFFQTGVTAQILLKALTNLPHTDFTLCKCMIDQAHQEERPIRQILYLGELLETCHFQSFWQALDENMELLEGITGFEDSVRKFICHVVGITYQHIDRWLLAEMLGDLSESQLRVWMSKYGWTEPEPGRILISNQEENIKPKNIVEKIDFDSVSSIMASSL, encoded by the exons ATGGCGGTGTTCGAGCAGATGCGGGCGAACGTGGGGAAACTGCTGCGGGGCATCGACcg GTACAACCCCGAGAACCTGGCCACCCTGGAGCGCTACGTGGAGACGCAGGCCAAGGAGAACGCCTACGACCTGGAGGCCAACCTGGCCGTGCTGAAGCT GTACCAGTTCAACCCTGCCTTCTTCCAGACCGGGGTGACGGCGCAGATCCTGCTCAAGGCCCTCACCAACCTCCCGCACACCGACTTCACCCTCTGCAAGTGCATGATCGACCAGGCTCAC caggaggagcGGCCCATCCGGCAGATCCTGTAcctgggggagctgctggagaccTGCCACTTCCAGTCCTTCTGG CAAGCGCTGGATGAgaacatggagctgctggaggggatCACCGGCTTCGAGGACTCCGTCAGGAAAT TCATTTGCCACGTGGTGGGGATCACGTACCAGCACATCGACCGCTGGCTGCTCGCTGAGATGCTGGGGGACCTCTCAG AGTCGCAGCTGCGGGTGTGGATGAGCAAGTACGGGTGGACGGAGCCGGAGCCAGGGCGGATCCTGATCTCCAACCAGGAGGAGAACATCAAACCCAAGAACATCGTGGAGAAGATCGACTTCGACA GTGTGTCCAGCATCATGGCGTCCTCTCTCTGA